The proteins below come from a single Brassica napus cultivar Da-Ae unplaced genomic scaffold, Da-Ae ScsIHWf_1616;HRSCAF=2230, whole genome shotgun sequence genomic window:
- the LOC125598046 gene encoding 30S ribosomal protein S21, chloroplastic-like, giving the protein MASLSDVFSRLLSPSLSPSPPSLKPTFTRPSPQLSFKSDHDDVTNRVAYPSLANANLVFFKSGNYNVEVVPKDGETEEQLVNDFKRSVFRAGVLQETRRRRFFESAQEKRKRKTKEAAKKYRKRRPNPKPKQHSAPSEVTKSRREVEEDDNWELPPEEIEIPYTDRF; this is encoded by the coding sequence ATGGCTTCCCTCTCCGATGTCTTTTCTCGTCTCCTCTCGCCGTCTCTCTCGCCGTCCCCACCGAGTCTGAAACCTACTTTCACTAGACCATCTCCCCAGCTCTCCTTCAAGTCTGATCACGATGACGTCACCAACCGCGTGGCGTACCCTTCGCTGGCGAACGCGAACCTCGTCTTCTTCAAGTCGGGGAACTACAACGTGGAGGTGGTGCCGAAAGACGGCGAGACGGAGGAGCAGCTGGTGAACGATTTCAAGAGATCGGTGTTCAGAGCGGGCGTGCTGCAGGAGACGAGGAGGAGGCGGTTCTTCGAGAGCGCCCAGGAGAAGAGGAAGCGTAAGACCAAAGAAGCTGCTAAGAAGTATCGTAAACGGAggccaaaccctaaacctaaacagCATTCAGCTCCCTCAGAAGTCACTAAGAGCAGAAGAGAAGTTGAAGAGGATGATAACTGGGAGCTTCCTCCCGAGGAAATTGAGATTCCGTATACCGACCGGTTCTAG